TATTCCCCAATTTCTTTTACTGGGCAATGAAAAGCAAGCATGAGAAGGATGAGCAGATTTAGATGAGAGATTTTTAGATAATAGATGAGAGACCCGCGGCAGAGATGTTGCGGGTTTTTTGTGAATATGATAGTCACACATTCTACAATAAGATTCTTTTTTTAACATTTAAACTAATTGCTTATCTTTGTGTTTATTAGTATTAAAAACATGAATTTAATAGAGAAAACGGTTGCCGATTTGATGAAAAAATTTGGAGAAGGCAACCATAAGCCAGGATCTGGTAGTGCAGCAGCATTTCAAGGTATGGTTTCTGCAAAACTTATCTCTACAGTAATCAGTTTAACAACTGAAGAAAAAAGGAGAAAACAATACGGGAACATCTTTACTGAAATATTGGATTTCCAAGAGCAAATTGAAAATCGGATTTACCCAAGTCTGACAAGATTGTTTCAAATAGATTCGGAGCAGTTTGATAAAACTATAATTTTAAGAACTGAACGCGATAATGAAGAGGATGAAATTAAAAAAAATCAGTTGAGACTTGAGGCACTAGAACAACTTAAAACTTCTATAGATATACCTTTAGAAATTGGACTTCTTTGTAAAGAATTAGCAGAAATCGCAGCATATATTTTTGATTATGGTTTCAAAGCTGCAAGAGGAGATTCTCAGGTAGGTTTAAGTGGAGCAGTTTCTGCTATAAGCGGATGCATATCAATAATTAGACTTAATGTACTATCATATAGTAGTGATGAATATCAATATACTAAATCTGTAGTAGCGAAGGTAGACAGTCTTGATAAAGTTTATCAAGAGCTAAGCATCGTTGTAAACGCAAGAATTAGAGTACTACAAGATGAATATGATGCTAAAGTTCCCTTATTTGAAGGTATTAATGAGATTATTAAGAAATATAGAGCAGATAAAAAGCTAAAAATAGAAAATTGCGCCCGGGATTTGCAGAATCTCATTTGGGCTAACAAAAACTTAATTTGGAAGAAAAACACTCCTAATGATGTTTTAGAAATCTTACGCCCTGATATAATTTTCAGACAAGTTTTAGGATATGGATATATAGAAAATGGCAGATATGCTGTCGCTTATGAAGATGGCGGAGATGTTGAGGTTGCAGGAGTTATTGATCAGCCTAATAAATTGGTTGCAGTTTCAAACAATTACTCAGATGAGGTTAGAAGGTTTACGGCAGCACATGAATTAGGTCATGCAATACTCCATAGTCAGCCCATTTTGCATAGAGATATTCCGTGTGACTCAATTGGTATTCGGAAAAGCCGTGATTATACTGAAGTAGAGGCTGATAAATTTGCCACCTATTTTCTTATGCCTGAAAGAATAATATTACGAGAGTTTCATAGAATTTATTCCGTACCGCAATTTCAACTCAATGAAGACTTAGCCTTTAAATTTGGTGGGCGTAGTACTATTGATTTAAGGCGGGAATGTAAGGATAGAAGAGGACTATCTAGAAAGTTAGCTTCTGCGGAGTTATACAATGACAATTATTTTACATCACTCTCGAAACTGTTTGGTGTTTCAATTGAGGCTATGGCAATTCGTCTTGAAGAACTGAATCTTGTATTGTATTAGGGAGTGTTTTTTCATCCTCGGCAAAATCTTTATCGCCTTTGGGATATACGAAATGATACAGGCTTTCCGTAAATTCAAAGCATAATGAAAAAAGCATTTCTCTTTTACATTCTTATCATCCTGGCATTATCTCTTATGCGTTTTTTCATAAAAATTACCTGAAGTTTGAACTGGCCGGTGAAATTCCAAATACACGGAATGAGTATTATCCTGATGCCTATCAGTTTTTTCATTCGGATAGTGAACTGCAAAGTTATTTTTCTACAAATAAAGACACGGAGCAACAAAGGGAATTTGCAAAACATATCGTATTTGATTTCAAAAACTATAGTTATGTAGTTGTATGTGGCAGGAAAATAAGATCAATGCATCACAGTTACTAAGAGTCTGTGTTTGACGATATTTCCCCGGATTATGCACGACCTTCATCACGGACAGTAGTATTTATTGAATATGAAAATGCGTCTGAAGGCGAAGGCATTTATTTCTACAAGTCCGACGGGATAGCAGACTTCGTGGTTTTTTTGGTGTGTGATTCGATCAATTATTGTAGAGACGCATTGAATGCGTCTACAGGCTAATGAAAAACACCTCAGCACGCGAGACACATTCAATGTGTCTCTACCTGTAAATTACTATGATAAACTTTCCCCCACTCCTACTTGTAAACTTTGTAACTTTGCAACCTTAAACTTGCAACTCACAAGAAATGATAGAAGACAAAAACCAGCCCCGTACCAGCCTTTCTAACCTTGGCGAATTCGGGCTTATAGAGCACCTTACCCAAAATATTGAAATAGCACAGCCCACAACCATAAAAGGCATTGGCGATGACGGCGCTGTGCTTGATTTTAAGGAGAAGAAAGTGGTGGTTTCAACCGACCTGCTTATCGAAGGCGTGCACTTTGACCTGGCCTATATGCCGCTAAAGCATTTGGGCTACAAAGCCGCTGTGGTGAACGTGTCGGATATCTGCGCCATGAACGCCAAGCCGACGCAAATTACCGTTTCGATAGCAGTGTCCAACCGCTTCCCTGTTGAGGCGTTAGACGAGCTCTATGACGGTATTAAGCATG
Above is a genomic segment from Flavobacterium album containing:
- a CDS encoding cyclodeaminase/cyclohydrolase family protein, with product MNLIEKTVADLMKKFGEGNHKPGSGSAAAFQGMVSAKLISTVISLTTEEKRRKQYGNIFTEILDFQEQIENRIYPSLTRLFQIDSEQFDKTIILRTERDNEEDEIKKNQLRLEALEQLKTSIDIPLEIGLLCKELAEIAAYIFDYGFKAARGDSQVGLSGAVSAISGCISIIRLNVLSYSSDEYQYTKSVVAKVDSLDKVYQELSIVVNARIRVLQDEYDAKVPLFEGINEIIKKYRADKKLKIENCARDLQNLIWANKNLIWKKNTPNDVLEILRPDIIFRQVLGYGYIENGRYAVAYEDGGDVEVAGVIDQPNKLVAVSNNYSDEVRRFTAAHELGHAILHSQPILHRDIPCDSIGIRKSRDYTEVEADKFATYFLMPERIILREFHRIYSVPQFQLNEDLAFKFGGRSTIDLRRECKDRRGLSRKLASAELYNDNYFTSLSKLFGVSIEAMAIRLEELNLVLY